Below is a genomic region from Streptomyces roseoviridis.
GCAGCCGCGCCCGCCCGTCCCGGAGCAGCAGGAGCGGCAGGTGGCCGGCGCTCGACCAGAGGAGACCGCCGTCCTCGGGGTCGTACAGCGCGCACACGGCGGTGGCGGTCGCGCCGCCGCCGGTGCGCAGGGTGACCTCGTTGAGCCAGCTCATCAGCTGCCGCGGCGGGCTGCCGGTGAAGGCCAGCGCCCGCTGGGCGTTGCGCAGGGAGACCATGCCGGTGACGGTGTCGATGCCGTGCCCGGCGATGTCGCCGACGGCCACCAGGACCTTGCCGCTGGGCAGCGGGAGCACGTCGTACCAGTCGCCGCCGACCTGGTACTCCTTGGCGGCCGGCCGGTAGCGGGCGGCGACGGCCAGATCGCCGGGCAGCTCCCGCAGGGCGGTCACCTCCGGGACGATCGCCTGCTGGAGCTGGAGGGCGAGCTGGTGGCGCAGCTCCGCCTGGTCACGGACGGCGGTGAGGTGGTCGAAGGTCGCGGTCAGGGCGAGCTCGGTGCGCCGGGTCGCCGACACGTCCTGGTAGACGCCGACGAAGCCGGTGACGGTGTCCCCTTCGAGCAGCGGCTCGGCCGCCACCCGCACATGGCGCACGGCGCCGTCGGGCAGCACGATCCGCAGCACGGTCTGCGCACCCGAGCGGCGCTCGGTCAGCGTCCGGAGCAGGGTGGTCAGGGCCTCGCCGTCCTCGCGGTGGACCCTGCCGCGCAGCGCGAGCAGCGGCAGCGGCGCCTCGTGCCGGGACATGCCGAAGATGCCGTACGCCTGCTCGGACCAGACCGTGTCGCCGCCGGTCAGGCTGTCCTGGAAGGTGGCGACGCTCTGCAGCCGCGCGACGGCCCGCCCGGCGGCGACGCCGGGGTCGCCGACCGTGTGCCACAGGACCACGGACCGGTCGGCTCCGGCCGGCAGGACGCGTACGTCGAGGAGGGGGCCCGGCGCGCCGCCGGGCCGTCCGGCGGGCAGGCGGGCGGCGTGCTGGGGGCGGCGGGTGTGCCGGGCGCGCCGCACCAGGCGGGCGAGCTCCTCGTGGGCGTGCGGGAAGGCGTGGTGCAGGGAGCGGTCGTCGGCGGGCAGGGCACCGCCGAGGGCCGCCGCGCCGGCCTCGTTGACGTGGTCCAGGGCCGGTGCGCCGGTGGTGGGGTGGGTGCGGAGCAGGGCGCCGGGGTGGACGAGGGCGTCGAGCACGTCGACGAGGGCCGGCGCGCCGGGTTCCTCGGCGTCGGGGCGGTCGAGGACGGCGACGGCCACGTCCATCAGTCCGGTGACGGCCCGCCGTACGGAGGTGCCGAGTTCAGTGGGCCCGGGCCAGCAGACCAGGGCCACGCCGACCGTCGCCCCGCGCCGCCGCAGCGGCAGCACCGCCCGGGCCGCGTCCGGGCCGGTTCCGGGGAGCGGGCCGGCGTCGGTGTCGGTGCCGTGCTCCAGCCATACGGCGGCGTTCCCGGCGAGGGCGGCGCGGATGGGCGCCGGCGCGGCCGGCGGGATCGACCACCAGGCCGCCGCCTCCGTCGCCCCGACGCCGGCGTGCCCGGCGAGCCGCAGCGACCCGGCCTCGGCGTACCGCCACAGCCACAGGCTTTCGGCGCCGAGCGGCGCGAGCCCTCCCCGCAGAAGGGTTCTGGCGCCCTCGGCGACGCCGTCCGCGATCTCCGCGGCGGCGGCGGTCCGGCGCAGGCGGCGGCCCAGGACGGGGGGCAGGTCCTCGGCGGTCAGGACCTCGGGCACCAGACGGTCGCGGGGGTCGCCGGGGGTGGTCAGCAGGCTGCCGCTGGTGGCGACGGCGTTCACGATGTCGGCGGAGAGGTCCTCGGCGGCGAGACCGGTCGCCCCGGCGAGGGCGGTGAGATGCTCGGCGGCGTCGGCGGTGGAGATGCCCAGCTGGACGGCGAGCACGCCGGTGGCGAGGTCGAGCAGGTGACGGCGGACGAGCTCGGCCCGCAGCCGCCGGTTCTCCGCGGCCAGTCCCGCGAACGCCGAGTCCGCCCAGGCGGCGGACCGCTCCGCGGACGCCTCGGCGGACGCCTCCACGGGCGTCCCCGCGGGCCCTGCGGAACGGGTCAAGACGACCTCCGGAACAGGCGCTCTGCCTCTTCGGAGTCTACCCGCGCGGGAGCAGCGGGGCGGGGATGAGCGGACGCCCCCGCTGCCGGGGCGCCGTCCCGCCGGGTTGACCGGTGGCGGCCCGGGCGGCCGCGGGCGGGTCGGCGTCGATGGCGGCCGGGGCGGGCCGGCGGACGGGCGGCGTCGCCGCGTGCGGCGCGCGACGGGGCGGGAGCGCGCGGTCGGCGCGGGGGCAGCGCCGCGCGCGACGGGGCGGGAGCGCGCGGTCGGCGCAGGTGCAGCGCGCGTCACTCGGGACCGGTTGCGCCGAACGGGTGAGGTGCCGGCGCGAATGTCCGGTCCGCTCCGGAACCTTTCCCGCTCCGCACCCCTCCTGATCGGTGAGTGGTCGGCCGGGTGGTCCGGACCGGTCGCTCCGCCGAGGCCGTCGCCGAGGCGCATCCCACCGAGAGACATCCCCTCCGGGGAAGAAGTCGAGGAAGCCCGTGCTCCGTTCGCCGCACCGACGCCTGGCCGTGGGCGCCGCCCTGCTCGCCGCGCTCGCCGGAGGTCTCCTCCCGGCCGCTCCCGCCACCGCCGCGTCCGCCGCCCCCGCCGCCGCGGCGGGTTCCGACACCGTGCCCGCACCCGACATGGACGGCGTGGTCGCCGCGCTGAACGCCGCTCTGGCGGAGGGCGCGCCCGGCGCGATGGCCCGGTACACCGGCCCGGACGGCGTCCGCAGCCGGACGGTCGGGGTCCGGGACCTGTCGACGGGCGCGCCCATGGACATCCGCGCCCGCTTCCGGATCGGCAGCGTCAGCAAGACGTTCTCGGCCGTCGTGCTGCTCCAGTTGGTGGAGGAGGGCCGGCTGCGGCTGGACGACCCGGTGAACCGTCTGCTGCCGGGTCTCCTGCCCGACGACCGGGTGACGGTCCGTCACCTCCTGACGCACCGCAGCGGTCTCGCGGACTACACGAACGCGATGTTCGAGCACACGGTCCCGGGCTTCGAGGCCGTACGGAACCGGGTGTTCTCCTACCAGGAGCTCGTCGACCTGTCCCTCGCCGAGCCGCGCACCACCGAGCCGGGCGTCTCGTACGCGTACTCGAACACCAACTTCGTCGTGGTCGGCATGCTGATCGAGAAGCTCACGGGGCGGCCGGTGGCGGACGCGTACGAGCGCAGGATCATCAAGCCGCTGAAACTGCGCGGCACTTCGTACGTGCACCCCGACACCCGCATCAAGGGCCTGCACGTCCGGGGTCACCTGCACCCGGACGAGGCGGGCGCACCGCTCGTCGACTCCACCGAACAGACCGTGTCCTGGGCGCAGTCGGCGGGTGCCGTGCTGTCCACGCCGGCCGACCTGAACACCTTCATGAGCGCGCTGATGCGCGGCCGGCTGCTCTCCCCGGCGATGCTGGACGCCATGACGACGGTGACGCCGACGGACGCCACCGGGACCCGGTCCTACGGCCTGGGGCTGCGTCGCTACGAACTGTCGTGCGGGGAGCGGGTGTTCGGCCACACGGGGACGGTGCAGGGCTACTACACGTACGCCTTCGCGACCCGGGACGGCCGGCGCAGCCTGTCGGCACTGGCGAACACCTCGAACCACGGCGCCGCGAACACGGCGCTCGGCCGGACGCTGGAGGCCGCGTTCTGCGGCACCGGGCCGGCGGCGAAGCCGAGCGCGCGGAGCCTGGCGCCGGAGCGTGCTCCGGAGGGTGCGCTGGAAGGAGCGCGGGACGGGGCACTGGACCGCCCGGCGGAGCGTGACCTGCCCGAGCGCCACTGACGCGTGGCCCCCGCGGGGCCGTGACGGACGCGGCGCGGTGTGGCGGGACCCCTCCCGCCACACCGCGCCCGTCGCGCCGCTCGGCCGTTCAGGCCGCGTTCGGGCCCACGTCGGACGGCGTGAGGGGGCGGCGGACCGGGGCGAGGGTGGAGTACTCGTCGGCGCCGACGTCACGGGCGCCGGTACGGGCGTGTCCGTCGAGGTCCTGGGTGACGGCGGGCTCGGTCAGCGTCGCCGCGTCGATGGCCGGGCTGCCGGCCGCCAGCCGGTGCACCCCGTCGGTGTCCAGGCGCAGCCGCGGGTCGACCCGGCGGTAGCCGGCGGACGGGAGGGTGCCGTCGGCGGCGGCGCCCCACAGGATGTTGCCCTGCCAGATGAAGCCGATGGTCTGGTCGAGGTCGACCAGGGTCCCGGTGCCGGAGACCATGATGTTGTCGGCGATCACCACGTCGCTGGGGGCGTGGGTACGGCTCTCGCCGGAGAGCGTGCGGGCGTTGCCGACGAGGGTGTTGTGGGCGATCACCGCACGGTCGCAGGCGTCGTTGCCGCGCCGCTGCTCGGTGGTCTCGCCGGAGTGGTGGTCGCGGGTGGTGCCGCTGCCGATCACCAGGGCGCGGCCGGTGAGGCCGCCGAAGTAGTTGTTGACCACCAGGTGGTCGTTTCCGTAGAGGCGGACGCCGTCCTCGCCGCCGAGGAGGTGGTTGCCCTCGACGGTGGTGCGGTTGCCGTGGCGCAGCACGATGCCGCCGCGGCTGTCGCGGACGGTGTTGTAGCGGACGGTGTTGTCGGAGGACTTCACCGAGACGGCCTCGGGGTCGCCGTCGCACCGCTCGAACAGGTTGTGCTCGACGACGGCGGAGGCGCTGGACAGGGCGCGGGAGCTGACGCCGAGGCGGATCGGTTCGCCCCCGTTGGCGCCGGTGTAGGAGTGGTCGGCGAAGTGGTTGCGGAGGATCTGGGTCCGCTGGGCCATGGCGGTGCTGCCGGGGCCGTCGACGACGAGGAAGATGCCCTCGGTGGTCTTGTCGTGGAAACGGTTGCGGTCGATCTTGGCGTCGTCGCCGCGCACGACCACCCAGTCGAGGCCGGCGACGTCGGCGAAGCGGAGGTCGTTGCGGGTCAGGCGGATGCGCGGACAGTTCGCCGGTATCTCCAGGGTGGTGCTCTGCCGGAGCGCGAAACCGCTGACGACGATGTCGCTGGAGTCGACGAACACGAAGCCGCGTTCGCCCTGGAGCACCGCGCCGCCGCGGGACTCGGCGACGATCGTGATGGGCGCGGCGGCGGTGCCGTGGCGGCCGGAGACGGTGATGGCGCCTCCGGAGGGCACGGTGTACGTGCCGTTGGCGAGGACGATCCGGTCGCCGGCCACCGCCCGGTCGATCGCCCGCTGGAGTTCGGCGAGGGAGCCGACGGTGACCGTGGTCGCGGCGGAGGCCGTGACGAAGGACGGCACGGTGGCGATGGCCGCCCCGAGCGCGGTGCCGGTGAGGAACGTACGTCGTCGCATGATGCCCCTTGGGAAAGGCGGATGAGGTCCGCCCCAGCCTGCGGCACGCCCTTGTCGTTCCGCTGGCGTCCCGCTAACGCGCTCCGGCGCCGCGGCCGGCGCGCAGTGCGGCGACGGTGGCGGCGAGTTCGGGCTCGGCGCCGAGGGCGTCGAGGGTGCCGGAGAGGACGTCGGCGTACGTGCCGCGGGCGTCCTCGTAGCGGCCGCGGCCCTCGGCGGTGATCACGGCGTAGACACCGCGCCGGTCGGAGGGGCAGAGGTCCTTGAAGGCGTAACCGGCGCCCTTGAGCCGGTCGACCAGGCGGGTGACCGAGGACTGGTTGAGGCCGATCCGGTCCGCGAGCTCCTGCATGCGCAGCTCGTCGTCGGGCGAGGCGGCGAGGTTCTCCAGGGCCCGGTACTCCGAGAGGCCGATGCCGTGGCGGCGCTGCAGGGCGGCGGCGAGCTCGCGCTCCACCCGTGCGTGCACGGTGAGCACGCGCTCCCAGACGGCGGGGTCGTCCATCGGCCCGTCCTTTCAAGGTGTTTGACAACAGGTTATATGACCATGCAAGCTCCTCGGCGACAAGAACTTGCACGTACAAGCAATCATGTTGGGGGTCTTCTTCATGTCCACCGAGGTCGCAGCAGCAGGAGTCCCTTCGGAGCAGGGCCGGGGTCAGGGCCAGGTCCGGGGCCGGGGCCGGGGCCAGGGCCAGGGCCAGGGCCGGAGGGACAACCAGAACGTCGGCTGGGCGTGGCTGCTCTTCTCCTCCCTGTTCGAGATCACCTTCGCGCTCTCCACCGAGGCCACCCACGCCTTCACCCGCCTCGGCCCGTCCCTGCTGACCACCGCCGCGGCCGCCGCCGGCATCTACACGCTCTCCCGCGCCCTGCGGTACGTGGACGTGGGCGTCGGCTACACGGTCTGGGCGGGCATCGGCGGCGTCGGCACCGTCGTCTTCGGCACGCTCCTGTACGACGAGCCCATGACGGTCTGGAAGGTCGTCGCCTTCGTCCTGATCATCGGCGGCGGCACGGCGCTGCGGATCACCGACAAGGCCGCCGCGGCGAAGGCCGCGCGGAGCGCCGGGGACCGAGCAGCGGTCTGACCACCGCACCCGAGCGCCACAGCCCGCCCCACTCCCCCCTCACAGAGAGAGTCGCCTCCCATGACCTGGGTGTTCCTCGGCATCGCCATCGTCTTCGAGATCGTCTTCGCCCTCGGCACCAACGCCACTCAGGGCTTCACCCGCCTGTGGCCCAGCGTGCTGACCCTGCTCGCCGCCGCCGGCGGCATCTACACCCTGTCCCTGGCCCTGCTCGACCTCGACGTCTCGGTCGGCTACACCCTGTGGACGGGCATCGGCGGGGTCGGCACCGTCGCCTTCGGCGCGATCCTCTTCAAGGAGAAGATCACCCTCGCCCGCCTGCTCTCCTTCGCGTCGATCATCGGCGGCGCGGTCATCCTGCGGGTGACCTCCGTCTGAGCAGCACGGCGCAGGCCCACCGGACCGTGAGGGACAGGGCCCCGGGACGCGGGGCCCTGTCCCTCACGCGTCCCGGACCGGCGTGGCCGTCGCGTACCGCGGGCGGCCGGTGGGCCGGCAGACGTGGATCGTCAGGCCCTTCGGGGTGGTTCGCGCGTCGATCAGGCCGAGCGCCGCGTCAGGGCCGGAGCCGGGGAACAGTCGCGCGCCCTGGCCCACGACGACGGGCGCCCGACCCCCAGGACCCGACGAAGACCTGGTACGTCCGCCGGCCGAACAGGAACGCGTCGGCGCGCCGGTAGACCGCGCCGAGGAACGCCTCGGCCTCGTCGTCGAACAGCGGCGGGGATCACCCGCCGCGCTCGAATCCGCTCCTGCGGTCCTCGTCGGGCCAGTCGGGGGCCGGGTCCACGGGGAGGAGGGGGCGGAGGGCGCCGACCGCGGCGCCGATGCAGGCGTCGCGCAGCTCCGCGCGCTCGCAGTTCTCGTGGGTGAGCCAGTCCACGCACAGCACCTGGACGAAGACCAGCCATGCCTTCAGCGCCGCGGAAACGGCCTCGCGGGTGCGGTCGTCGGCGAGCGGCAGCACGCCGAGCAACCGGGCGCGCAGGGCGTCGAGTTCGTCGGTCATGATCGTCTGAATGACGGGGTCTCCCGCCAGCACCCGGTTCGCGGCCAGGACGGCGTGGCGGTTCGCGACGAAGTAGTCGAGATGGGCGTCGAGGCCCTGTGCGAGCTGTTCGACGAAGGTCGCCTCGGGATCGAGGCGGGTGGCGGCGAGCAGCCGGTCGGCCGCCTCCTTGTAAACCGCCGCGAAGAGGGCGTGCTTGCTCGGGAAGTGCCGGTAGAGCAGGGCGCGGGACACGCCCGCCCGTTCGGCGACGTCCTCCATCAGCACGTTCTCGTACGGCGCTGCGGCGAAGAGCTCGGCGCCGACGGCGAGCAGGTGGGCGCGGCGGTCGGCGGGGGACAGACGTCGGCGGGGCGGCACACCCGCAGACTACTTGACATGTGTCTACCAGCGGGCCCTAGGCTGCATTTTAGTAGACACATGTCAACTAAGCCGAGGTGTGAGTCATGGACAAGACGCTCCGGGTGTTCGCGTGGACGATGGGCCTCGCGTGCGTGGCGATCGGGCTGCTCCACGTGCTCGGCGGCAACGCCGCCATCCCCGGCGAGGCCGACGCGGGCCCGACCGTCGACAGCCTGGGCCGCTTCCTCGGCGCGATCTTCGCCGGCTACGGCCTGGTCTGGCTGTGGGCCGTGCGCCAGAGCCCCGTCCCCGCGCGCGTGGTGCGCTGGCTCGCCGCGGTCTTCCTGCTCGGCGGCCTGGGACGCCTGCTCTCCGTGGCCGTACACGGCTGGCCGCACTGGTTCCAGATCGTACTGACAGCGATGGAACTGGCCTTCCCGCCGCTCTGGTTCTGGCTCGCGGACGCCGACGAACGCGCCTTCCGCGACCGCTCCCTCCCGCCCGCCACCCCCTAGGAGTCAAGGACGGTACCGCGCCCGGCGAAAGGCCCCTGTCCGAACCGTCGGACCCGGACCCCCGCGCACGAGCCGCGAGCGCCGTTCCTCCCGCCTCTCCCCCTCTCCGCCATCTCCCGCGTCTTCCCCGGCGGCACCATCCACCTGAGCGGCGGCACTGACGCGTACGGACAGACCGTCACCGTCCCGGCCGGGAACAACGGCACGGCGAGCACCGGCACCCGGCCGGCGGCCCACCCGGGCGAGAGGCCCGTGGCTCGGTTTCTCGGCGACGACCGAGACCCCCGCCGACCGCGGCCTCGTCCCCGACGGCTCGTACCGGCACGTCCCGGGATCACCGGTCGCCTGGGGGCGTGACCGCCTCCTGGCCGCGCTCCGCCGCCTCGGCCAGGAGGCGGGCGAGTTCGCGGGGGCGGGTGGTCATCGGCCAGTGGCCGGAGTCGAGGTCCGCGTAGGCGAGGTCCCGCACGCGGGCGAGCTCGGGGCTCTCGCCGCCGGCGATCCACTCCTTCGCCTGGGCCGGGGTGAACTCGGGGCACACGAGCAGCACCGGCACGTCGAAGCGGCGCTCGTCGCGAAGCCGCACCGTCCCTCTGGCGACGGCCTCGGGGACGGGGACGGCGGCGGTCGCCAGCCGCTGCCGGGCCTCGGCGTCGAGGTCGGCGGCATCCGGCCCCTCGAAGGGCCCCCAGCCCGGGAAGGGCATGACGCCGTCCTCGATCGGGAAGAGGTCGGCGTAGGCGCTCCCGTCGGCGGCCGGGAAGCCGCCGATCAGGACGGTCTTCGCCACCTTCTCGGGCCGGGCGTCGGCGGCCAGCCAGGCCAGACCGGCCGCGGCCGAGTGTCCCACCACCAGCGGCCTGCCGGGCGCCGCGTCCACGGCGGCGACGACCGCGGTCCGCTGGTCGTCCAGGGTGGCGGCGGAGTCGCCGTCGCCCTGCCCCGGCAGGGTGAGCGCCACGGGACGGTGGCCGAGGGCCGTGAGCTCGGAGGCGACGTCGTCCCACGCGGAGCCGTCGAGCCAGAGTCCGGCGATGAGCAGGATGTCCACGGGTGTCCTCCTGGAGCGCGTACGGATCGGTCCGGTGTGACGCTAGCGGGAGGGTCTGACAACGAGGGCCCGACAACGGGCGCGGCTCAGTCCTCCGCGCCGGCCGCCTTCGCCGCGGGAGCCGTCACCTCGGACGGAGCCGTCACCACGGCCGGATCCGTCACCGCGGCCGTCGCGGCCCCGGTCGCCTTCGCCGCGGCGACGAAGGCGCGGACGCGGTCGTGGTCCTTGACCCCGGGCGCGGACTCGACGCCGCTGGAGACGTCGACGCCCCAGGGCCGGGCCCGGTCGATCGCCTCGGCGACGTTCTCGGGGGCCAGCCCGCCCGCCAGGAGCCAGGCGCCGTCGGGGCGGGCGCCGTCCAGGAGGGACAGGTCCCAGCGGGCGCCGGAGCCGGCGCGGGGCGAGTCGAGCAGGAGGACCTCCTCGCCGAGGGCGCCGACGCGGGTGTCGGGGCGCTCCTTCAGGGAGGTGGCCCGCCACAGGCGCGGGAAGACGCGGGCGGCCCGCTCGAAGTCGGTCCCGGTGTACGGGCCGTGGAGCTGGAGGGCGTCGACGTCCAGCTCGCGGGCGAGCCGGGCCGCCTCCTCGGCGGGCGTGTCGTTGACGACGAGGACGCACAGCACGTGCGCGGGGGTGTGGGAGCGGGCGTGGGCGGCGAGCCGCGCGGCCACGTCGCGGTCCAGGCCGCGGACGCTGGTCCCGCTGATCACCAGGCCGATCGCGTCTG
It encodes:
- a CDS encoding serine hydrolase domain-containing protein encodes the protein MLRSPHRRLAVGAALLAALAGGLLPAAPATAASAAPAAAAGSDTVPAPDMDGVVAALNAALAEGAPGAMARYTGPDGVRSRTVGVRDLSTGAPMDIRARFRIGSVSKTFSAVVLLQLVEEGRLRLDDPVNRLLPGLLPDDRVTVRHLLTHRSGLADYTNAMFEHTVPGFEAVRNRVFSYQELVDLSLAEPRTTEPGVSYAYSNTNFVVVGMLIEKLTGRPVADAYERRIIKPLKLRGTSYVHPDTRIKGLHVRGHLHPDEAGAPLVDSTEQTVSWAQSAGAVLSTPADLNTFMSALMRGRLLSPAMLDAMTTVTPTDATGTRSYGLGLRRYELSCGERVFGHTGTVQGYYTYAFATRDGRRSLSALANTSNHGAANTALGRTLEAAFCGTGPAAKPSARSLAPERAPEGALEGARDGALDRPAERDLPERH
- a CDS encoding multidrug efflux SMR transporter; amino-acid sequence: MSTEVAAAGVPSEQGRGQGQVRGRGRGQGQGQGRRDNQNVGWAWLLFSSLFEITFALSTEATHAFTRLGPSLLTTAAAAAGIYTLSRALRYVDVGVGYTVWAGIGGVGTVVFGTLLYDEPMTVWKVVAFVLIIGGGTALRITDKAAAAKAARSAGDRAAV
- a CDS encoding alpha/beta hydrolase, which translates into the protein MDILLIAGLWLDGSAWDDVASELTALGHRPVALTLPGQGDGDSAATLDDQRTAVVAAVDAAPGRPLVVGHSAAAGLAWLAADARPEKVAKTVLIGGFPAADGSAYADLFPIEDGVMPFPGWGPFEGPDAADLDAEARQRLATAAVPVPEAVARGTVRLRDERRFDVPVLLVCPEFTPAQAKEWIAGGESPELARVRDLAYADLDSGHWPMTTRPRELARLLAEAAERGQEAVTPPGDR
- a CDS encoding MarR family winged helix-turn-helix transcriptional regulator translates to MDDPAVWERVLTVHARVERELAAALQRRHGIGLSEYRALENLAASPDDELRMQELADRIGLNQSSVTRLVDRLKGAGYAFKDLCPSDRRGVYAVITAEGRGRYEDARGTYADVLSGTLDALGAEPELAATVAALRAGRGAGAR
- a CDS encoding helix-turn-helix domain-containing protein encodes the protein MPPRRRLSPADRRAHLLAVGAELFAAAPYENVLMEDVAERAGVSRALLYRHFPSKHALFAAVYKEAADRLLAATRLDPEATFVEQLAQGLDAHLDYFVANRHAVLAANRVLAGDPVIQTIMTDELDALRARLLGVLPLADDRTREAVSAALKAWLVFVQVLCVDWLTHENCERAELRDACIGAAVGALRPLLPVDPAPDWPDEDRRSGFERGG
- a CDS encoding PP2C family protein-serine/threonine phosphatase, which translates into the protein MTRSAGPAGTPVEASAEASAERSAAWADSAFAGLAAENRRLRAELVRRHLLDLATGVLAVQLGISTADAAEHLTALAGATGLAAEDLSADIVNAVATSGSLLTTPGDPRDRLVPEVLTAEDLPPVLGRRLRRTAAAAEIADGVAEGARTLLRGGLAPLGAESLWLWRYAEAGSLRLAGHAGVGATEAAAWWSIPPAAPAPIRAALAGNAAVWLEHGTDTDAGPLPGTGPDAARAVLPLRRRGATVGVALVCWPGPTELGTSVRRAVTGLMDVAVAVLDRPDAEEPGAPALVDVLDALVHPGALLRTHPTTGAPALDHVNEAGAAALGGALPADDRSLHHAFPHAHEELARLVRRARHTRRPQHAARLPAGRPGGAPGPLLDVRVLPAGADRSVVLWHTVGDPGVAAGRAVARLQSVATFQDSLTGGDTVWSEQAYGIFGMSRHEAPLPLLALRGRVHREDGEALTTLLRTLTERRSGAQTVLRIVLPDGAVRHVRVAAEPLLEGDTVTGFVGVYQDVSATRRTELALTATFDHLTAVRDQAELRHQLALQLQQAIVPEVTALRELPGDLAVAARYRPAAKEYQVGGDWYDVLPLPSGKVLVAVGDIAGHGIDTVTGMVSLRNAQRALAFTGSPPRQLMSWLNEVTLRTGGGATATAVCALYDPEDGGLLWSSAGHLPLLLLRDGRARLLEPPHDILLGAVPSYTYEERRTVLRPGDTLLLYTDGLVERRRDGLATGLARLVATAGRLAGRESPELLVDGLLAAALGDTDDDTSIVAVRVRRPGEAEAEARAEARAEAVPGAATGPRTGGGTGTGG
- a CDS encoding polysaccharide lyase 6 family protein; the encoded protein is MRRRTFLTGTALGAAIATVPSFVTASAATTVTVGSLAELQRAIDRAVAGDRIVLANGTYTVPSGGAITVSGRHGTAAAPITIVAESRGGAVLQGERGFVFVDSSDIVVSGFALRQSTTLEIPANCPRIRLTRNDLRFADVAGLDWVVVRGDDAKIDRNRFHDKTTEGIFLVVDGPGSTAMAQRTQILRNHFADHSYTGANGGEPIRLGVSSRALSSASAVVEHNLFERCDGDPEAVSVKSSDNTVRYNTVRDSRGGIVLRHGNRTTVEGNHLLGGEDGVRLYGNDHLVVNNYFGGLTGRALVIGSGTTRDHHSGETTEQRRGNDACDRAVIAHNTLVGNARTLSGESRTHAPSDVVIADNIMVSGTGTLVDLDQTIGFIWQGNILWGAAADGTLPSAGYRRVDPRLRLDTDGVHRLAAGSPAIDAATLTEPAVTQDLDGHARTGARDVGADEYSTLAPVRRPLTPSDVGPNAA
- a CDS encoding multidrug efflux SMR transporter, translated to MTWVFLGIAIVFEIVFALGTNATQGFTRLWPSVLTLLAAAGGIYTLSLALLDLDVSVGYTLWTGIGGVGTVAFGAILFKEKITLARLLSFASIIGGAVILRVTSV
- a CDS encoding phosphoribosylanthranilate isomerase, translating into MFVKVCGLATTADIDVAAEAGADAIGLVISGTSVRGLDRDVAARLAAHARSHTPAHVLCVLVVNDTPAEEAARLARELDVDALQLHGPYTGTDFERAARVFPRLWRATSLKERPDTRVGALGEEVLLLDSPRAGSGARWDLSLLDGARPDGAWLLAGGLAPENVAEAIDRARPWGVDVSSGVESAPGVKDHDRVRAFVAAAKATGAATAAVTDPAVVTAPSEVTAPAAKAAGAED
- a CDS encoding DUF4345 domain-containing protein, which gives rise to MDKTLRVFAWTMGLACVAIGLLHVLGGNAAIPGEADAGPTVDSLGRFLGAIFAGYGLVWLWAVRQSPVPARVVRWLAAVFLLGGLGRLLSVAVHGWPHWFQIVLTAMELAFPPLWFWLADADERAFRDRSLPPATP